A genomic stretch from Candidatus Neomarinimicrobiota bacterium includes:
- a CDS encoding RNA recognition motif domain-containing protein — MNIYVGNLSHEVTEEELREAFEAFGKVESVTVIKDRFTGESRGFGFVEMPAKAEAESAIEGLNEKELKGRVLNVNEARPREERKGGGGRRGGGRRF; from the coding sequence ATGAATATCTACGTAGGGAACTTGTCCCACGAGGTGACCGAAGAAGAGTTGCGGGAGGCTTTTGAAGCCTTCGGGAAGGTTGAATCGGTCACAGTCATAAAAGACAGGTTCACCGGGGAATCAAGGGGATTCGGATTCGTGGAGATGCCCGCCAAGGCTGAAGCCGAGTCCGCGATCGAAGGCCTGAATGAGAAGGAGTTGAAGGGACGAGTGCTGAATGTTAATGAGGCTCGCCCGCGTGAAGAGCGTAAAGGAGGAGGAGGAAGACGAGGTGGAGGGCGGCGCTTCTAG